Below is a genomic region from Eupeodes corollae chromosome 1, idEupCoro1.1, whole genome shotgun sequence.
attcaaatcgcccaggacaattttaatatcgtagctaagatactgctcatatgtttttctAAGAGCTcaaaaaacatatctttggtgttgtcatccttctcttctgtgggggcgtgcgcgcatattagactaatgttgccgaatttaaccttgatgcggatggtcatgaggcgctcgttgatgcacctatagctcaagacttcttgggTTGTTGATTTTCGCGGTAACTGTCAACATAGTAAATGCGGCAGTTTTTCATcgtctttttgcccggcccatcccattgtatttcctggatggcggtgatgtctggtgtatagcagtctagggcctccactaattcttcggccgcacgtggtctgttaagggacctaacattctacgtgcatatccgaagtcctttattcgtttgcgtaggttgtcaacagtaaatccgtccgtatccggcttgttggtgcttcgcaactatcatgtttttacgtggccaggaagtcaccccgatggcacaacccccaacctgaagggccagatccttactATAACTCAAAGGACGGAGaaccggataaaaccgctccttacagacctgggctccgaataaatcgtagaagccctatacgTTGTTCACTAattagttcaaccttactggaactgtagacgccaccgttgatttcatctcgggaattcctctgctgccatctggataagaagaggtgccttagttAAAACACCACTCCCCCCCCCACCACTCTCGTTTGATGCAACCAACAactgttcaccacggggaggtgagaggaGTTGATAGaaagaggtgggttttgagaaaaacctgtggacgcttgtgtcctcttgaatgcacatgtataccatttgaacatccaagAGTTAAGTCGTAGTTGGAAAATTTCAGCAGatattttatatgaagaatTCATAAAACATATCTCTGTATACTTTTCCAGGTTCCCAGTACATCCTTTATTGAATATTGTGAAAATTAAAGATTCCTCAAACTGATGCACTTTCGTTATCTAAAAGCTGGTTAAACAAGATACTAACATTGTTAACCAACACCATGGCTCAGTATTCGAAAAACTCCACAGGGATTCCATCACATCAACTATATGTCTATAAACTAAACTTCCAAGTAAAACTTAACGTTCATACATAatacattaattaatttaaaaaaaatcttgttaaattATCAGAGCTTAAAACTCAAAGTTGTATATAAAACTcttgtgaaaatgaaaacaaattatgttacttatataatatgaaaataatatattgatttaaattaacatAATGTGATTAAAATAGAGCCTTAAGGTTATGCTCCGTGTCAGTAAATAATCTATTTTAATGTAAATTCATTTGATTGCACAGTTTTGATTACAGATTCTCTAAATTTCGAAGGACCATTACCATTTCCGGTCTATTTTCCGAATTTGTCGATATACACGATATTCCAATAATTATCACTTTCTTACATATTTCTACTACATCTGCATTGATTTTCAGTTTCTTTTCGATTATATCTTGGATTTGAGTACCGTTATTTAAGGCAGATGTTACATGTGAATATAAGAAACGTTGCGCACGAGTTGAATCGTATGCTCGCAAACCGGTGAACATTTCCAATAATACAACTCCATAACTAAATGTATCAACTTTGGTACTTAATGATTTGTGATCAAAAAAGTCCTTTGGTATATACGGCTTTGTTCCATAAACCCGAGACACTTCCATTGATTCGGTTTGGGAACGCACCTCACGAGCTAAACCAAAATCGCCAATTCGTGGTTGATTACAGGGATCGAGCAATATGTTCGCGGGTTTGATGTCACCGTGAATCAAAGGTTTCTCACGGAACGTATGAAGATATTGAAGACCTctgtaataaacaaataaatgtaaaattcttataatcataaaataggcatacaaaatattaacctAGCTGTTCCTCGGGCAATATTCAACATCTGTGTCCACGTTAATGGTTCGCAAGTTTTCGCCTTCAAACGATCTTCTAATGATCCCCCCGACATTAGTTGATACACAAGACATGGGTGATCTCCGTTTATGCTATATCCGTAAAGGGGTAAAATATTATCATGACGACATGAATTGAGGTGCTTCAATTCGTTAAGACTTTgttgtatttgaattttgtcTCCATTATCAGCACTGttgtagataatttttttaattgctaccGTTGTCTGTTTCCAGCATCCTCTGAACACCGTTCCGAATCCACCTTTTCCGAGAACGTAATCCGGATTCCAACCGTCTGTTGCTTGAATTAATTCATTGTAGTCTATTTGTGGAATTGTGCTGGCATATTCTTTGACATTTCGTATTTTCCAGTCTTCAGATTGAGGTTTACTGTCTGACGTCGTAGATGTGTAGTCATCATCTGAACGGGAGGATTCATTGTTTGAATTGCTAACACCTGTTGATGTGTTCTTGCAGTTAAGAATTTTTACAGATTTTGACTTCTGCATTAAATTACTCAAATCTGGTTGATCGATTGTAATGAGTTTGTGGTATTTTGGATCAACGGATGATTTAATAACATCCATAGCGTTGTACAGACGCATTCTGGTAATTGAAAGGGATAAAAAAGTagtaattaaaattcttaactcCCAATATTACACTAAATGATGTACCCTTAATAACTAAGATATATAATTCTAGTGAAAAATTTTGGTTTACTAATATCATAAGTATTTTAATGCAGAGTAGAGACGATGGTTACAAAAGTTCGAAACGATACAGATTAAATGAGTTATGGCTCACTTATCGttcaatttgaaatataattataaagaaaatacgATTGTGAACTCTCACACCAAAAACCAAAGGAAAACTGGCATTGGAAAGGTTATGTTTTTCACTTCTTAAGCTTTTTGACACAGTCAATAACGTTAACTTGCTTTTGCTACAAGGCTATTCGTTTCTATCTGAGTAACAGAAAACAGAAGGTCCAATTTGGTGATAGTTTATCAAATTTCGTGCCTAATgcttctggtgttcctcagggttaAATACTTGGCGGTCTACTTTTTTCCATTAATTTGTATGCGTATAACATTTAAATGTACATGGGCTAGCCTTTCGGgttaattattaagaaaattttaaattggtccATTTTAAATGGTCTTATTGTTAaaccaaaaaattcaaaaaaatctcGCAGCTACTTTTAATCCCCAGAAGTTCTGTTTGTACGAAATGCAAGGCCTTATTTACTCTGTCGGAATACAAGCTCTCTTGTGAATCACTTCTTcataaaattacttatttttcaggGATACCTGAAAGGAATGGAAACTTGGGAATTGTGGACGACGTTACAATTCAGAATAATAGTTTGGCCAATGATTGTTGATAAACGCTCAAAGGAACTCATTTCTATTGGTGGATTGTACATTACCTCCATTGTAGGAGTATTTTCAGGACAATGCCTAATAGGTAGGAATGCTTTTCGACTTGGAGATCCTGCAAACGATTTTTGCAGAGTCTGCATGAAAGAAGAAGAGTAGGACAAAACAGTGCGCAAGTTCAGACGATATAAGGGACTTAGGGGCCAGTTACGACGGTGTTTCCCTTGATTAGAAATGCAAACTATGTACTAATCGGTCGGAAAttacacaaagaattttttttgaaaaaaagtttaattgcgcatttatttaCAGTGAGTGTAAATATACTTTTGGTGTTTTTCTCGTagttaaacttaattatttggttattttataaattactaTATTATTCCCTAAATGGTGCAATCACTTAACTGCATTAGATATGCGATGAACAACGCAAAAAGGACACATGTAAGCACTTCATTAGTATtcgcttttttattttatttcctgagtttgacatttgccCCGATTAACAGTTTGTCTATCAAGAGTACCGTTAAAATAAAGTGTACACTAGacgtttgcatacattttttaaaacaatcaagTGTTAGATGTAGGACAAAGGAAAAaatgcaagccttgaaaaaagaaacctcattatttttcaccataataaaggtgaaacatacaaaataattgctGATATTTTAGACATGAAGCCAAACACTGTCGGTGATATTGTTCGGAGGTATAAAAGAGAAGGAAGGATCGAACCAAAGAAGCAGATGGGTCAAATAGAAAAGTTTACAACGAAAGAAGAAGGGCTTatagtaagaaaaattaaagcaaatcctcgtttaagtgcaccaaaaattgtgcaagaaatgttaatggaatgcaaaaacaaagTATCTGCATCAATGTTACGCCGACCCATAACGACAATAGGCGTGTTGCCCGAATAAAGCCATTTATCAATATTCGCAACAGGCAAATTGGGATCAAATTTGCGAGgtaacacaaaaataaggatgTAACTTGGTGGGACGATGTAATATTTGCTGACGAGAGTAAGTAAAACTTCTTTGGATCGGATGGAAGAGTTATGGTTTGGCGCATACCAAATGAAGAGCTTAATAGAAGGAACACAAAGCAAACAGTAGAGCATGAGGGCAGGCACATCATGGTTTGGGGGTGCATTTCGGCAAGAGGCATGGGAAATTTAGTATTCATCGacattatattgaaaaatgaatacTATTTAAGgatcctaaaagaaaatttaaagcaaagtgctgagaaaatgggcattttaaggatattcaaattttaccatTACAACGACCCGAAGCAAAAGGCGCATGTTGTAAGGGAATGGCTTCTATATAACTCTCCAAAAGTTATATTCCACAATTTCCAGACCTTAACccaatcgagaatttgtgggatgaattattaaattcaaaatatttgaaagaaaaactgggttttaacttttttaaagtttaaagtaaaaagtaGTGTTTTTATGAAAGAAGCAAAAAAGCCGAATATTAATGGCATTCACTGTATATATggatctttattttgttttgactaaacttaAAGTCCTACTTATTTTCTATAATTACTTTTATTCACAACAAAGTAATTATAGAAAATTGCAAtgcttgttttcaatgatgaaaaccaattactggaaagttagccaaggaaaatctccctaactattaattCAAggccacttatgtcaaaatggcaGGTAACCATCATTTTTCcattaactgaaagctgaactctAATTCTCTatgacttatttattttctgtacacttctatttgattttttatttgaaggattctttgtcaaattggaaaaggaataagtaatatttccttaaatttcGAAATACAAGCCGAGAGGAAATTGTAGATTGGCTAATGAGTGTTGTGTTGAGACTTGTGTTTTTGCTACCTTTcgcttacttactttttttgagTGACTAGCCGGCTGAGTCAAAATTTACgctcaaagaatgcagttgactgatACCAAGTCTATTGtaatcgtttttattttcttaacattcCTATGCttactcaaaatattttaatttaaatgaaagtaCTAGAACgaaatatagttttaaatttttaatgttaaaatcgCACAATATGTATTCggttagaaaaaaagagaagaaaataaaccaaaacaattatataataattagTTAGAACACCGTTATTGTCTTTGACAGCATTTAACCTGTTTGGCAAAGATCTAAATAAGTTTTCCgcactaaaatttaaatttacattgaAAATCTTAAGGTACATGTGCTGGTTCATTATCACAttgatgaaatgaaaatttttctaCTTTTGAAGCTGCTATACAACCCCCGTCgatcttacatttttttctttaagccataGGTCTTACGCCAAACATGCTATCTGGGCCAAAAAGGTCAAATACGCTCTCATCGATTAATATACATATCCACCGAAGGTTTAAATCTTTGCAAAGGTTTTCTTTATTGAATTCAACTCGTTGATTTTAATTACGAGCGGCTTTTTCCTGGCTATACGTCCATTgctgatgttttttttcttaggttaCCAAAATGCTATGCAAAAAGTCTTTTTTCTTCAGATATTTATATATCCTTCCTTATGGTAATTTAGCAATATATTTTCCTTACTTTCTCTTAAGAAATACACGGCTGACTGTTTAAACTGTAAAATTGGTAAATCtggtttaaaatataattgttcCATATTAATAATTTCTACGTTTCCATAAAAACGAATGTTTTGCACAAGTTTTATGTTGATACACTGTACATACGTAAAGGATATGTAACagttatcaatattttattaggCTGCAAAACTTGTTGAGATCTTTGTACCATATCAACAGCATCCTCATTACACAAACAACTTCTTTAACTAAATTGACTAATAAACTAGTTAAGACTAAATTTGAAACctgttattaataaaattaaaattgtctacTTGAAATCATTCCACATAAAAACTACATATGCACTTTCATTTAATGCCTAACGGTTTACGTAAAACCATGTacatacaaacttttatgcATTTCCGAATAATCTTAACTCCTAAGACCATTGGGAACAAACATAGGTATGCCCATATGCATTTAACTCTAATTAATCAAACAATTAAATAACCAACTGAATTCCAAGAAAACTGTCGAGataaactttgtatttttatgaaatgcaactcaatttaaattgattaactTACCTATAGAGCAGTACGAACAATTCAGTAACTGTGTGATTATATTCACCCCACATATTCAACAATTCATTTGTAGGTGAACAACCCTTGCATTGGACAGCTCTTTTAATAACCTAATAAGATATTATCATAAGTTAATAAGAGTCTaattaacatacatacattaataTGTAAATAGCTTTACCTGCAAGTCTTTACTGGAATAGTGCATATGGTCTATGGCCAATGTTGACCAAACATCTAATTCATCTAGAATAGCACAAAGATCGTTACGATCCACTTGTGGCAGGTCGTAGATATACACTTCATCATTTGTATTTCTCGAAGAAGACCGCATCGCATTCGGAGAAATTGATGAGCTCATAGCGAGGTGCTCTGTTTCCTATGACGAAACGAAACTTTGTGGTCAAATACAATAAATGtaatcaatgaaaaatatttaacttataaCTATGatgaaacaaagaaaataaaaacacttagaTCAAAATAAACCACAAGacaacaattaaattattatgtttttcccTTAAAGTCGATAGCGTGTATGAACTACGATGATCAACATCAACAAGTAGCAACCACTTCAAACCCCGAAACTTAGACCCCAACTGTCATGATTGTTTGTGACGTTTGTAACCAGAGCTCGGATTACTCAAATGCTATTCGTTAGTATTGAAGAAAaccttttaaaacataatttttctggatctagaaaataaaatttaagttgcaGATTGTAAGTAAAGTTTAAGCGTggtgaataaaaacaatttatatttaagaacTTTGGTTGATCTTAGTCAAATGGAATGGAAATTGAAGGATAACAGATCCAATAATTTAAAGAGAGTTTTTTTAAGACCTTCGATTTTCAAGAAGATATACAacgcatataataaaataaaaaaaagtttgaaaattacaCGTCTAAGGTGTTCCCAAGTTAAAACGAGAtaagtcaatattttataagttaagccattcaaataaattaattttaagggtACCA
It encodes:
- the LOC129941878 gene encoding serine/threonine-protein kinase pelle; this encodes MSSSISPNAMRSSSRNTNDEVYIYDLPQVDRNDLCAILDELDVWSTLAIDHMHYSSKDLQVIKRAVQCKGCSPTNELLNMWGEYNHTVTELFVLLYRMRLYNAMDVIKSSVDPKYHKLITIDQPDLSNLMQKSKSVKILNCKNTSTGVSNSNNESSRSDDDYTSTTSDSKPQSEDWKIRNVKEYASTIPQIDYNELIQATDGWNPDYVLGKGGFGTVFRGCWKQTTVAIKKIIYNSADNGDKIQIQQSLNELKHLNSCRHDNILPLYGYSINGDHPCLVYQLMSGGSLEDRLKAKTCEPLTWTQMLNIARGTARGLQYLHTFREKPLIHGDIKPANILLDPCNQPRIGDFGLAREVRSQTESMEVSRVYGTKPYIPKDFFDHKSLSTKVDTFSYGVVLLEMFTGLRAYDSTRAQRFLYSHVTSALNNGTQIQDIIEKKLKINADVVEICKKVIIIGISCISTNSENRPEMVMVLRNLENL